A genomic region of Haliotis asinina isolate JCU_RB_2024 chromosome 1, JCU_Hal_asi_v2, whole genome shotgun sequence contains the following coding sequences:
- the LOC137256632 gene encoding beta-1,4-mannosyl-glycoprotein 4-beta-N-acetylglucosaminyltransferase-like gives MGMLNKHGGSFKLRAAATKTNNETSYPHRHFSAPCSRDPPNRYLPFTSQDLINLEKWYFSVDNFFSINNTLPLDLPEDVGPNLYKDYDLKKPWNFTLSDHRSEEFEILNGTAGCFIPGTTSSKLRGTEVTCRCTSGYGGPHCSVPSIVQESLPQGHVPTPRNKPRRIILSTKFNMEHHLLMLKMLQVHSAVDLFLILESNYTGHGDPRSLRLLHNLRRGYMKRFHHKIMHVFIDTFPSKGQLYGGLAEDYINKYITPALETRVSGLRNDDLFIYMDTDETPDVKILQFLKLHNGYSFPVGFVLQHFMYGFYWEYSPTKIIGVCSLQMFRDVYNGNVYALRADREWKSSSPKSHAWFIGSPANYAGWHASWFSSPWEVITKLTSAINADFPRWGDYPEKCTFDYVATLFIKGGYFDGKKQFKPICFDDIYVLKDHSYLFKHKEYFNFMLHNPSSIKMDSEGQTLYTRG, from the coding sequence ATGGGCATGTTGAACAAACACGGAGGCAGTTTCAAATTGAGAGCAGCTGCCaccaaaacaaataatgaaacCTCATATCCACATCGACATTTCAGTGCTCCCTGCTCAAGAGATCCTCCAAACAGATATCTTCCATTTACGTCTCAAGATCTAATAAATCTCGAAAAGTGGTATTTCTCAGTTGATAATTTCTTTTCCATCAACAACACCCTACCGCTGGATCTACCTGAAGATGTTGGACCTAATTTGTACAAAGATTATGATTTGAAGAAGCCATGGAATTTCACACTTTCCGATCATCGTTCCGAAGAatttgaaatattgaatggcACCGCAGGGTGTTTCATACCAGGTACAACAAGTTCCAAATTACGGGGTACTGAAGTAACGTGCAGATGCACTTCCGGTTATGGCGGCCCACATTGCTCTGTGCCTTCAATAGTCCAGGAGTCTCTACCTCAAGGGCACGTCCCCACACCACGCAATAAACCACGTCGGATTATTCTATCTACAAAATTCAACATGGAGCACCATCTTCTGATGCTTAAGATGTTGCAAGTGCATTCAGCCGTGGATCTGTTTTTGATACTAGAATCCAACTATACTGGACATGGAGATCCACGATCTTTAAGGTTATTACACAATTTGAGACGAGGATACATGAAGCGATTCCACCACAAGATTATGCACGTATTCATTGATACATTCCCATCTAAAGGGCAGTTATATGGAGGTCTTGCAGAGGATTACATCAACAAATATATCACCCCTGCCTTAGAGACGAGAGTTTCAGGACTCAGAAATGATGATCTCTTCATCTACATGGACACTGACGAAACTCCAGATGTGAAGATATTGCAGTTTTTGAAGCTTCACAATGGCTATTCTTTTCCGGTCGGCTTCGTGCTCCAGCATTTTATGTATGGCTTTTATTGGGAATATTCGCCTACGAAAATTATAGGCGTGTGTAGCCTTCAGATGTTCAGAGACGTTTACAACGGAAATGTGTATGCACTTCGAGCAGATAGAGAATGGAAATCATCTTCTCCCAAGTCACATGCATGGTTCATCGGATCACCTGCCAACTATGCTGGCTGGCATGCATCATGGTTCTCCTCGCCATGGGAGGTAATCACGAAGCTGACTTCCGCTATTAATGCTGACTTTCCCAGATGGGGAGACTACCCAGAGAAATGCACATTCGACTATGTTGCTACTCTGTTTATAAAGGGGGGATATTTTGATGGAAAGAAGCAATTCAAACCAAtttgttttgatgacatttatGTACTTAAAGATCATTCTTATCTGTTCAAGCATAAAGAATATTTTAATTTCATGCTTCACAATCCATCGTCTATAAAGATGGATTCCGAGGGCCAAACATTATACACTAGAGGGTAG
- the LOC137288521 gene encoding putative ankyrin repeat protein RF_0381: protein MSSDEEDLPPQRNFLLLRSMIKRGEEEAAFQYMTDNNITADSFAQRMKSGEQNDIFCPVCTAAQSGRLSIMKTLISMGFSFQNASPTDRVLHMAPVHLASYAGHLAVVKCLIEEHRVDVNTRDGYDNTPVYWAINTLNANLDLVKYLIGAGALVNMRNEIDESSLLHTSVKYGNTDVCTYLLAQGADVTARDHNGCTPLHTASVWGDESSARALVEAGADVHARNKSGETPILVAAKNGIWQLMKILYSRGADPNDNDTDGNTVLHYAVVKQSYETVYYLTVHLNVEFNMESLKNKTPFWSAVTSGNLDIARLLVDTGHMSRLSTGEDGGLVFSVAGLNRENKESLMSYVKAVVTNPQSLQDMCTFRVRRSLGLQVGRAVESLPLPGIVRDVVKLCHISDTV from the coding sequence ATGAGTTCTGACGAAGAGGATTTGCCTCCCCAGCGGAACTTCCTCTTACTCCGATCCATGATAAAGAGAGGGGAAGAGGAGGCGGCTTTTCAATATATGACAGACAACAACATAACAGCGGACTCTTTTGCTCAGAGGATGAAATCAGGAGAGCAGAATGATATATTTTGTCCGGTTTGCACAGCCGCTCAGTCAGGGCGTCTCAGCATAATGAAAACTTTAATTTCAATGGGATTTTCCTTTCAGAATGCAAGTCCAACAGATCGTGTGTTACACATGGCGCCTGTGCACTTGGCCTCGTACGCAGGCCATCTTGCTGTGGTGAAATGCCTCATAGAAGAGCATAGAGTGGACGTGAATACTCGAGACGGATACGACAATACCCCTGTCTACTGGGCCATCAATACGCTGAACGCTAACCTTGACCTTGTCAAATATCTCATAGGTGCTGGGGCGCTTGTAAATATGAGAAATGAGATTGATGAATCATCCTTGCTCCACACCAGTGTGAAATATGGCAATACAGACGTCTGTACGTATCTGTTGGCTCAAGGAGCTGACGTCACAGCGCGTGATCACAACGGATGCACACCTCTACATACAGCCTCGGTGTGGGGTGACGAGAGTTCAGCACGTGCACTCGTAGAAGCAGGAGCTGATGTGCATGCGCGTAACAAGTCTGGCGAGACCCCGATATTAGTCGCGGCAAAAAACGGGATTTGGCAGCTGATGAAAATACTGTATTCGCGTGGTGCCGATCCAAATGATAACGACACGGATGGGAACACAGTTCTTCATTATGCAGTAGTCAAACAGTCATACGAAACTGTTTATTACCTAACCGTGCATCTTAATGTTGAATTcaacatggaaagtttgaaaaacaaaacaccattttgGTCTGCTGTTACGTCAGGCAATTTGGACATCGCTAGATTGTTAGTGGACACCGGCCATATGTCTCGCCTGTCCACTGGCGAAGATGGCGGGCTTGTGTTCTCTGTTGCTGGCTTGAACCGTGAAAATAAAGAGTCGTTGATGTCGTATGTAAAGGCGGTTGTGACAAACCCGCAGTCGCTGCAAGATATGTGTACATTCAGAGTGAGGCGATCCCTTGGGCTCCAGGTCGGCAGAGCAGTTGAGTCACTACCACTACCTGGTATTGTTAGAGACGTTGTCAAACTATGTCACATTTCCGACACTGTTTGA